A region of the Armatimonadota bacterium genome:
TTTCACCGCGGTCAAATTCGCCCATTGTCTTGCGCACCATCGACTCTCGCAGGTAACGCTGCCAGTCGCCAGGAAAGCATTTTCTTAAATGTTCCAGTAGAGGAAGAATATACTCGGGCTTGAAGCTGTCGAATACGACGCCCTCAGCCGTCAGCTTAGCCTCTCTTTCTTTTATCCAATCAGGGGTCTTTAGATTGACGAGGGGCGATTCCATACTGATAACAGTAACTGGTATCGTAAAGCCCATTGCCTTAAAAAATTCGACAGCTCCTGCATACGCGGCAAGGTCCACGCCTGGGACGAAATAATTCGGAACAAAAGTTCCAACGATTGCAACTTTTGCTCCACGTGCCTTAAAAAAGGATTGGACGTGTTCCCAAAGCTTTGTTCCAATGCCTTGTCGCTGGAAATTGCGGTCTACAGCAATTAGGGAGATATAGCCGCGGTCAAAATCTGGCTTCTGGTCTTCCATCAGGTATTTCCGATGCATTCCCAACATGAAGCCTACAACCCGGTCGCCAAGTTTCGCTACTGGCGCTCCTTCTGGCTCAAAGTTTGCATCTAGAAGCGCTTTTCGTTGGAATATCTCGCTTGTTATGGGGTCAGCTGTCATCTCCTGGTTAAGAAGGGCAACCACCCCATCAAGGTCTTTCGGCTGAAATGGTTTTATAACTATCTCGTTTGCCATGCCGAGGAGCTCCTTAAAAAGCATTTTTATAATGGAACATTCGGCATGCGAAAGGGCAAATCCTTCGCTGGCTTCTACTCTAATTGTGAACACTAAATTGAAGTCACAGCTTGAGAACCTTGATGTCACCTGTGCCGGTGACAAATGCAATGGATTTGCTATCTGGAGACCAAGATATGTACCTTAGGTGGTCTTCGAAGTTTCCAGTCGGTTTAGCTGCTCCTTTGCTATAAATTTTGAAACTCCAGTTTTGTGTATTTCCGACGTAGAGATTATATTGCGGTTCCATTCCCGACTTCTCGACAAGTTTGCCAAGGAATGCAAATTGCTTTCCGTCAGGACTCCAAGAAAGCTCTTCTGCGCGGCAACTTACCATTTTAGTTAGAGAGCCGCTTTTCAAATCGATACGGTAAAGGCCTTCGCCTTTAGGCGCCCGATTCTTTATCCACAGCCAGGCATATCCTGCCCTTGGAGGTACTAAAATTTTAGCGGCGCCTATATCTTTAAGGAGTGTGCGGTAATTGCCTGTTGTGGGGTCAGTGATGCGAACCCAGTTTGCTTCGGGAGCCTGTTGTTCGCCAAAAAATGACGAGAGGAGCTTGCTATCAGATATCCAGGTTGCGCTTAAGCCTGCTGTAAGACCTAAGTTCTTTGCGCTTTTGATATCGAAAACAAATGGTTTTCGTTCTTGCGGAGTCGTTGGCAGCATTACTATATAGCGGCCATTTGGTGACCAGCTTTGTGGAAAGAATACGCCACCACCTGGATTTTGCTTCAGTACGACATTAGTTTTGCCTTCTGCTAGCGTCATTATTGCCAGACCATTCTGATAGAATGCTAGCTTCTTTCCATCAGGCGACCACACAGGCCAGTCGGCATCCTTTGCTATAAGACGATGGCTCCATCTCCCTTTGGTTAATGTAGCAACGTAAATGCTTTTTGCAGGCGGCTCTGATGAATCAGGGCGGGGTGTAATTGCAACGTATGCAATCGAACGCCCATCTGGTGACCAGACTGGATTTGTATAAGTCGTTCCTGTTTCGGAATTTGCCGGGATCAGGACATATTCCGTAGCGCAGAAAACGCTAATTGAAGATAAAAGCAAGATAGAAAAGATAAGTAGCGGCAACCTGTACTTCATTTATATAGATACCTCCTGACTTTTATACGCACTCCCATTAAGTTTTGTTGCAGAAAGATGAAGAATCCTTTTTGGGGAAGGGCGCATTTAAAAATTTGTGCGATGTTAGAATCGTTTGCCGAATGGGAATTATAAATCAAACGTTTTTGGGTTTTGCCGGTATGCCGGATGAAGACGACAGGACGACCAAATTCCCCATAGCATTGAGTCTCACGGTTGTCTGCGTTCGCCTAGCCCCGGGTAAATACTAGGCCAATTCCCAAATTAATAGGAGGAGCTAAGCAAATGGAGGACAAGATCCTCAAATGCAAGAATTGTGGCCAAGACTTTGTTTTCACGTCAGGCGAGCAGGAGTTTTACGCACGAAAAGGTTTTCAGAATGAACCTGCACGTTGTGGTCCCTGTCGTCAGGCAAGGAAGCGGGAGCGCGACGCACTGAGCAATGCTCATTTCCGCCCCCAAAGGGAGCGCACGCAATTCCGGCCACGCTATTAGAAACCGTTTATTAGGAATCTAGCTTGCGCCAATATTGAAAAACTGTGTCGCATTGGCGGTTGTTATTTTAGCAATTTGAGAAGGCGGGGTCCCCTTAACTTCAGCCAAACAAGTTGCTATTAAAGGCAGGTAGGATGGTTCGTTTCGTTTCCCACGATGGGGGTGAGGAGCAAGATATGGGGCGTCAGTTTCAATTAGCATTTGTTCCAACGGTATCTCCGCAACTATCTTGCGTAACTTTTCGGCATTGAGAAACGTAACGGGTCCTGCTATCCCGACGAAACATCCGCGCTCAAGTGAGGCTTTGGCGAATTCGGGTTCGCTAGGGAGACAATGCATCACAACACCTTGTTTTGGCATGTTTTCTTCGTCGAGTATTCGAATGACATCTTGCCATGCCTCGCGGCTGTGGATAATAAGCGGTAGCCCAAGTGTCTGCGCCAGTTTAATATGCCTGCGATATGCGTCCTGCTGGATATCGCGAGGTGATAGGTTGCGATAATAATCAAGGCCAGTTTCGCCAATAGCAACTACTTTTTGGCTTTCGGAGGCAAGCTGGGCAAGTTTTGCTTCAACCTCTGGCTCGAAGGTTTTTGCATCATGAGGGTGAATGCCAACCGCTGCAAATACATGGCTGTATTTTTCAGCTAGCTCAACCGCGCGGATGCTTGATGGGAGGTCGTATCCTACGCAAATTATTCTAGTGACGCCCGAAGATTCTGCACGATGGAGGACTAAGTCTAGGTCAGCGGCAAAGTCATGGTGGTTTAGATGACAGTGGGTATCTACCAAATTTTGCATTCGTTTATGCCATCTCCTGAAGGTGCTTTGTTAAGAATTCATCTAAGATAGCGTTGAATTGATCGTGGCGAGTAAGAAAGCAAAAATGTCCTCCTCCTTCGATAACCTCAAGTGAAGCATTGGGTATCTCTTCGTATAACTGTTGGGTTGCTTTGAGAAATATACCTTGGTCCTTAGCTCCAGCAACCACAAGGGTTGGAACTGTAATTTCTCGTAAGTTAGCGCTCAGGTCTGTACTATGAATGATACGAAGTCGCTGGGTGATGGTTGTGCGTGAGGTCTTTACCGCCTGGCGAGCTATGGCTCTAATCGCTGACACTTCGTCCACCATCGAAAGCATTTTCGGTCCTTTAACTCCCAGAAGTTTGGCGATTTGGACTCTTAATCCTGCTCCCAAGGACTTGTGGAACGGGTGACCAGCCGATGAAATCCATCC
Encoded here:
- a CDS encoding GNAT family N-acetyltransferase, with product MANEIVIKPFQPKDLDGVVALLNQEMTADPITSEIFQRKALLDANFEPEGAPVAKLGDRVVGFMLGMHRKYLMEDQKPDFDRGYISLIAVDRNFQRQGIGTKLWEHVQSFFKARGAKVAIVGTFVPNYFVPGVDLAAYAGAVEFFKAMGFTIPVTVISMESPLVNLKTPDWIKEREAKLTAEGVVFDSFKPEYILPLLEHLRKCFPGDWQRYLRESMVRKTMGEFDRGEIYVAMQNGKCIGFCQHEHERFGPFGVDEAERGRGIGAVLLLKCLHGMKAKGIHMAWFMSTTDDAAKVYVHGGFKETRRHAVMRKELE
- a CDS encoding TatD family hydrolase, giving the protein MQNLVDTHCHLNHHDFAADLDLVLHRAESSGVTRIICVGYDLPSSIRAVELAEKYSHVFAAVGIHPHDAKTFEPEVEAKLAQLASESQKVVAIGETGLDYYRNLSPRDIQQDAYRRHIKLAQTLGLPLIIHSREAWQDVIRILDEENMPKQGVVMHCLPSEPEFAKASLERGCFVGIAGPVTFLNAEKLRKIVAEIPLEQMLIETDAPYLAPHPHRGKRNEPSYLPLIATCLAEVKGTPPSQIAKITTANATQFFNIGAS
- a CDS encoding alpha/beta hydrolase, with product MPTIKVDTLSIDYYEAGNGIPVVFIPGITEYKEAFVFQFRGLQDSYRVISYDVRRGLKRATDYTLDLLVQDLKGLLKGLKIDNAVICGHSFGGLIALKFALTYPEETSALILISAFASLPPLHEDRLLGWISSAGHPFHKSLGAGLRVQIAKLLGVKGPKMLSMVDEVSAIRAIARQAVKTSRTTITQRLRIIHSTDLSANLREITVPTLVVAGAKDQGIFLKATQQLYEEIPNASLEVIEGGGHFCFLTRHDQFNAILDEFLTKHLQEMA